In Aspergillus nidulans FGSC A4 chromosome IV, a single window of DNA contains:
- a CDS encoding protein sac3 (transcript_id=CADANIAT00000859), which produces MATPANPFAALHQGQTDGAATSTGRGRGRGGQFRGAASSQPRGASAIQPRGGNLNASNARGRGRGRGASSARAGRGSRGAGATSNTWRANKTEQQSTSTSSTSSPFSQLKQNQPTPSPATGSSPQQKPSFSGFGRASPTPSGTSSNRGGAAFNARGSQQSATNPTNGVTTTSVPVEDSSAMGSYNDRYEQLKIDRAKEREQAIKAGQMADPYQPTSLNKAITPVGTCTSMCPEFERVERIVQKMVDKSEKYLHPATNTLQNMETKMLKRFRRSAAGYDEQLPSDIRTPKTLLQTMNYLTRHVIGGPEPLGIIHKFVWDRTRSIRNDFSVQQLTQEEDVKIAVTCLERIARFHIVSLHLLSSPANEEPFDRHQEREQLNNTMLSLMYYYDDNRGRISFPNEDEFRAYYIIFSIHDQRPDLEARVQKWPPELRNAPRVRVALELFAAAGNTWEYQGTLDAKRPNAIAQGFYTRFFNLVNSPGVSYLMACVAEIYFNHMRQTAIRSIWKGYCRYPSSQQHKNEEWTIDELTSVLCFDDNDQTIQFCAEQDLQFAENANGDLYLNWGSRPVDSVAFQPSSDHSFSENYVEWKRSGRTLVAIVLGLNVKEAATLGMIDKFSLSECGSALTTEKQMSIDNDDSLFVSEGENDVDSQPTATTTTPAVAGPTTLFGSRATDSQPSTNSNPFSSLFAANSTSTTSSPPSLNPFAKPFTPFSSGISQTSQPAIPSPAGTSAGQSSSIFANAGSAGIFASSQNEKPSTTAAAVPFKFPTLTQPAASQTPPTPFQNIQKSTTSPTPPFDASQSTFQVKPDQRSWSSTQSQNNPFAASSPFSVKPNQPSDAAAGQSSTSISSVAKPTFASQSPFSNLNKPSDSSPNASELQAIPEVLNPQPAALAPLSSLQSGSETQKKETSLFSTFLNQPSESIFKSPAAPSFFPEIPASPSESSAVTSANETFSEANAAPQSTFSEASDKIIAQPPASPTPVATSSDIVEPRVPAEPLNDTQHDIGEDNLTVDAVSEEQVSNETEEDAERESAWINSLREAADRRRNVVSSQPSRKRVHEQETPPTETIKPTKVAKSQQPAYKSLALSSTKPLPKLPILEQLESMTARKPVEPKSEPPKPRHVDEDDLLLSAARIAAESLRTGPRLLSVSAPYEPWHSSFSPGSSVSSAAFSRSQSPQQSPSITSGYEVSYAPDTDLGLGRSLSRTEQRIRMTGGKGLAYKPLNLTPKKKMWPTTPKN; this is translated from the exons ATGGCCACTCCTGCGAACCCGTTCGCTGCGCTTCATCAAGGTCAGACAGACGGAGCGGCGACCTCAACAGGACGCGGACGCGGACGTGGTGGGCAGTTTAGAGGCGCTGCGTCTTCTCAGCCAAGAGGGGCGTCAGCTATCCAGCCCAGGGGCGGCAACCTCAATGCCTCCAACGCCCGCGGCCGTGGGCGCGGACGAGGAGCTTCTTCGGCAAGAGCTGGCCGTGGTTCCAGAGGCGCGGGCGCGACAAGCAATACATGGCGTGCGAACAAGACGGAACAACAATCAACGTCTACATCGTCGACCTCTTCCCCCTTTTCACAACTGAAGCAAAATCAGCCAACCCCGTCCCCAGCCACTGGGTCGAGTCCGCAACAGAAGCCGTCATTTTCGGGTTTCGGGCGAGCCTCGCCGACACCGTCTGGAACATCTTCAAATCGTGGCGGCGCAGCTTTTAACGCTAGAGGTTCTCAACAATCAGCTACAAACCCGACAAATGGAGTGACTACGACCAGCGTGCCCGTGGAGGATTCCTCTGCCATGGGAAGCTACAACGATCGATATGAACAG CTCAAAATCGACCGTGCCAAAGAGAGGGAGCAGGCCATCAAGGCCGGCCAAATGGCTGATCCGTACCAGCCCACGTCATTGAATAAAGCCATTACTCCCGTGGGAACCTGTACAAGCATGTGTCCAGAGTTCGAACGGGTTGAGCGCATCGTTCAGAAAATGGTTGACAAAAGTGAAAAG TATCTCCATCCTGCGACCAATACTCTACAAAACATGGAGACGAAAATGCTCAAGCGATTTAGGCGGTCCGCTGCGGGATATGATGAGCAGCTCCCTTCTGATATTCGGACGCCGAAAACACTTCTTCAAACGATGAACTACCTAACGCGGCACGTCATCGGCGGACCAGAACCTCTGGGCATCATTCATAAGTTTGTTTGGGACAGAACCCGATCAATACGCAATGACTTTTCAGTTCAACAACTtacccaggaagaagacgtgAAAATTGCAGTGACGTGCCTTGAAAGAATAGCCCGATTCCATATCGTGTCTCTTCATTTGCTTTCAAGCCCTGCGAATGAAGAGCCTTTTGACCGGCATCAGGAACGCGAGCAACTGAACAATACCATGCTCTCGTTGATGTATTACTACGATGACAACAGAGGTCGAATATCATTTCCCAACGAGGACGAGTTCCGCGCCTACTATATCATTTTCTCGATCCACGACCAACGTCCTGATTTGGAAGCTCGTGTCCAGAAATGGCCTCCTGAGTTACGAAACGCGCCGCGCGTCCGGGTGGCTTTGGAGCTgttcgctgctgctggaaacACTTGGGAATATCAGGGCACGCTCGATGCTAAACGGCCTAATGCGATTGCTCAGGGTTTTTACACGCGTTTCTTTAACCTAGTGAACTCGCCTGGCGTATCCTATCTGATGGCCTGTGTGGCCGAAATCTATTTCAACCATATGCGCCAGACCGCTATTCGTTCAATCTGGAAGGGTTACTGCCGCTACCCATCCTCTCAGCAGCATAAGAACGAAGAATGGACGATTGACGAGCTGACAAGTGTTTTGTGCTttgatgacaatgatcaGACCATCCAGTTCTGCGCGGAACAAGATCTACAATTCGCTGAAAATGCCAACGGTGACTTGTATCTCAACTGGGGAAGCCGTCCTGTTGACTCTGTTG CATTCCAGCCATCATCTGATCACTCGTTCTCCGAAAACTACGTCGAGTGGAAGCGCTCGGGCAGAACCTTGGTGGCTATTGTCCTTGGACTCAACGTCAAAGAAGCTGCGACTTTGGGCATGATAGACAAATTCTCCCTCTCAGAGTGCGGCTCTGCCCTTACCACTGAAAAGCAGATGTCCATCGATAATGATGACTCCCTTTTTGTTAGCGAAGGCGAAAACGATGTTGACTCGCAACCTACTGCGACAACGACCACTCCGGCTGTTGCTGGCCCTACTACGCTCTTCGGGTCACGAGCAACCGATTCTCAACCGTCCACCAACTCTAACCCCTTTTCGTCTCTTTTCGCTGCTAACAGCACGAGCACTActtcctcgcctccatcTCTCAATCCTTTCGCTAAGCCTTTCacgcctttttcttctggaaTTTCTCAAACCAGTCAGCCAGCCATCCCTTCGCCGGCTGGAACCAGCGCCGGTCAGTCGTCGAGCATCTTTGCCAATGCTGGCTCGGCAGGTATATTCGCGTCAAGCCAGAATGAAAAGCCGTCGACTACAGCAGCTGCCGTGCCTTTCAAATTCCCGACTCTTACCCAACCGGCGGCTTCCCAGACGCCACCGACTCCTTTCCAGAATATCCAAAAATCCACGACTTCGCCCACACCTCCTTTCGATGCTTCCCAATCTACGTTCCAAGTTAAGCCCGATCAGCGCAGCTGGTCAAGCacccagagccagaacaacCCATTTGCTGCTTCATCTCCTTTTAGCGTGAAGCCCAATCAACCTAGTGAtgcggctgctggacagTCCTCCACTAGTATCTCTAGCGTCGCCAAACCGACTTTTGCGAGCCAGTCTCCGTTCTCAAATCTGAACAAACCGTCAGATTCATCACCGAACGCCTCGGAACTTCAGGCTATCCCCGAAGTTTTGAATCCACAGCCCGCAGCTCTCGcacctctttcttctttgcagtCCGGTTCAGAAACACAGAAGAAAG AAACAAGCTTATTTTCTACCTTTCTGAACCAACCGTCAGAGTCTATTTTCAAGTCACCCGCAGCACCGTCTTTTTTCCCAGAaattccagcatctccttcgGAATCATCGGCAGTTACTTCAGCAAATGAAACATTCTCGGAAGCGAATGCGGCCCCTCAGTCTACTTTTTCTGAGGCCAGCGATAAGATCATAGCACaacctccagcttctccaacgcCGGTAGCGACATCATCTGATATAGTAGAGCCTCGTGTGCCTGCTGAACCACTGAATGATACTCAACATGATATTGGGGAAGACAACCTGACTGTGGACGCCGTCAGCGAGGAACAAG TGTCTAATGAAACCGAGGAAGACGCCGAGCGGGAAAGTGCGTGGATAAATTCTTTACGAGAAGCCGCCGATAGACGGCGGAACGTTGTCTCGAGTCAACCGAGTCGAAAACGTGTGCATGAACAGGAAACACCGCCAACGGAGACAATCAAGCCAACCAAAGTAGCGAAATCACAACAGCCCGCTTATAAATCTTTGGCCTTATCTTCCACAAAACCCCTACCGAAACTCCCTAtcctcgagcagctcgaATCGATGACCGCCCGAAAACCTGTAGAGCCCAAATCAGAGCCACCGAAACCGAGACacgtcgacgaagacgacctCCTTCTCTCAGCTGCGCGTATAGCTGCCGAATCTTTGAGAACCGGACCGCGGCTTCTTAGCGTCTCTGCACCCTACGAACCATGGCATTCCTCATTCAGCCCTGGAAGCAGCGTTTCCTCCGCTGCCTTTTCGAGAAGCCAATCACCTCAACAATCACCGTCCATTACGAGCGGATACGAGGTATCTTATGCGCCTGATACTGACCTCGGCTTGGGCCGCAGCCTGTCTCGGACAGAACAGCGGATCCGCATGACTGGTGGCAAGGGGCTAGCTTATAAGCCTCTGAATCTaacgccaaagaagaaaatgtGGCCCACGACACCGAAGAATTGA
- a CDS encoding uncharacterized protein (transcript_id=CADANIAT00000860), translating to MHCVPMPLSILSATPRYYPLYSPASGTLCTSCRVTVPVYSPRRLCRQRLRLPNPVPERTSGCDTRIPTARPAVSLQFTPPLEPLAVRSAAGTPLESESCAMVVNTPVSASALSGGVKRPLSTMQDGCTGWSSPAVSEDDKTLQMGASLRTTPSLPFEHYALIYYDNMGKIEVVESTSIREQNCSVITPDVRERFREILGPRIGYHKPILRRASAVPHAYNHAHDMASPRLVKRRKASAHDHVPQMARGERFPEPTPQIPSSSGYSMVPLRIGDSKKVTEYYENAFENLQQTNCRFISKAFIKEVEPKKQVNHPYKGNKQKGKKVPEEECDPEKTKPSWWPATVQHKEPDHLKKEKRICLLIHMVRQFPADRLQLVAQDCKRSLKPENLIEERWEIIAEIFKVRRLEERFERGEVDASHVVYIRNCDKDKNSKDNESVVSDTEPKFEAEDFDNVEEDPFTTASENLPSFASVDPLALQQPRNFGMSTDPFPLNESLNFQDPSRQARPYYTTSAEYAEDYSSQSVLRPAATSLVGPDEHTEAFDYMSHAPFTTSAAPEQHRPLTMQQVNHYDTWSSPFRPNLYNSLDYGTSPTLTQNPMHYPMALATSQADLSHGLPDLSRDRPPSWVPLNKSF from the exons ATGCATTGTGTGCCGATGCCTCTTAG TATACTGTCCGCTACTCCCCGCTACTATCCACTATACA GCCCAGCATCAGGAACACTGTGTACATCCTGCCGTGTGACCGTTCCTGTTTACTCCCCCCGCCGTCTCTGTCGACAAAGGCTTCGACTTCCAAATCCAGTACCGGAACGCACGTCAGGCTGTGACACTCGGATACCGACAGCGCGGCCTGCAGTTTCTCTTCAGTTCACCCCGCCGCTCGAACCGCTGGCCGTCCGCTCCGCTGCGGGCACACCCCTCGAGTCCGAGTCCTG CGCCATGGTTGTCAATACACCGGTCTCGGCATCGGCACTTTCAGGAGGAGTCAAGCGGCCTCTGTCGACTATGCAAGATGGTTGTACTGGCTGGTCCAGCCCTGCGGTTAGTGAAGACGATAAGACGTTA CAAATGGGGGCTTCGCTCCGTACAACTCCGAGCCTTCCATTCGAACATTATGCCTTGATCTACTACGACAACATGGGGAAAATCGAAGTTGTAGAGTCCACATCGATCCGGGAGCAGAACTGCTCTGTCATCACACCCGACGTTCGTGAAAGGTTCCGCGAGATATTAGGACCGAGGATAGGATATCACAAGCCAATACTACGTC GTGCATCTGCGGTTCCTCACGCATATAACCATGCCCATGATATGGCATCGCCCCGCCTCGTCAAACGCCGCAAAGCTTCAGCCCACGATCACGTTCCTCAAATGGCTCGCGGAGAGCGCTTCCCCGAGCCTACTCCACAGATaccctcatcctctggcTACAGCATGGTCCCACTGCGAATCGGCGATAGTAAGAAGGTCACAGAATATTATGAGAATGCGTTCGAGAACTTGCAGCAAACCAATTGCCGCTTCATATCAAAGGCGTTCATCAAGGAAGTTGAGCCCAAGAAACAAGTGAATCacccatacaaaggaaacaagcaaaaaggaaagaaggtcCCAGAAGAGGAATGCGACCCGGAAAAGACGAAACCGAGTTGGTGGCCAGCCACAGTCCAGCACAAGGAACCCGACCATCTTAAGAAAGAGA AGCGTATTTGCCTTTTAATACATATGGTGCGCCAATTTCCAGCAGACAGGCTGCAACTCGTCGCACAAGACTGTAAAAGGAGTCTTAAGCCTGAAAACCTGATAGAAGAAAGATGGGAAATAATTGCAGAGATTTTCAAAGTAAGGAGGTTGGAAGAGCGTTTCGAGCGGGGCGAAGTTG ATGCGAGTCACGTAGTGTACATTCGCAATTGTGATAAGGACAAGAATTCGAAAGACAATGAGTCGGTGGTCAGCGATACAGAACCTAAATTTGAGGCCGAGGACTTCGACAATGTGGAAGAAGACCCTTTCACGACAGCGTCAGAGAACCTGCCTTCATTTGCATCAGTCGATCCGCTAGCCCTACAACAGCCACGCAACTTCGGAATGAGCACCGACCCGTTTCCCTTGAATGAGTCTCTGAACTTTCAAGACCCGTCAAGACAGGCTCGTCCGTACTATACTACTTCTGCCGAGTATGCCGAAGATTATTCATCGCAGTCCGTGTTGAGACCTGCAGCCACTAGTCTTGTCGGCCCCGATGAGCATACCGAGGCCTTTGATTATATGAGCCATGCTCCATTCACAACTTCTGCTGCGCCTGAACAACATCGTCCTCTCACAATGCAGCAGGTCAACCACTATGACACTTGGAGTTCGCCTTTCCGCCCCAACCTATACAACTCGCTGGATTACGGGACCTCACCGACCCTCACCCAGAACCCAATGCACTACCCAATGGCATTGGCCACCTCCCAAGCCGATCTATCTCACGGGCTTCCGGACTTGAGCCGTGACCGGCCACCATCCTGGGTCCCGCTTAACAAGTCCTTCTAG